The nucleotide sequence TTAACAATTACAGTTTTACTGCTCGTACGCTTTGTTTAAACTTACCGCGGGCGTTGAAATTAGCGCTGAGGCTTCGTGTGCTTTTTCGCTGCTGACAGATTTCGGAGAGCGTGAAACGAGTGTTTTCAGTGCGAGCACGCGGTCGGTGATGATGTTGATCGCGAGGTTCACGTCTTCCTAACCTTATAAGGATATGAACTTACATTGGTGATACACGCCCGCAAGCCCCCTTCGAATTTGCCGTCATTTGTGAAACATGGTACAAGACTCGTGTGATTTAGTGAAAAATTTCTCACCCGCGATGCGAATTTACGCGTTTATCTTGATATAACAGGAAAAATTAATGGGTTAGTTCTGgtattaattttgattttattttgcagCAACCTCAAATCATTCTTCTGAAGGAAGGGACAGACTCGTCGCAGGGCAAGCCTCAGCTGATTTCCAACATAAATGCCTGTCAAACAGTTGCAGAGGCTGTTCGCACAACTCTGGGCCCTCGTGGCATGGACAAACTGATCGTTGACCAGAATGGCAAGGGAACGATCTCAAATGACGGTGCTACCATTTTGAAGCTTCTGGACATTATTCATCCGGCAGCCAAAACTCTAGTCGACATTGCAAAATCACAGGATGCTGAGGTGAGTCATTGATattctcttccttttttttttttaaagagaaaCTCGGTCGACTTTAGCAATGTTGTGGTAACTGTTTGAGAACAAACAATTGCCACTAGCTATTCCGAGGATATCAAATGTGACTAATAGACTGACAGTTTTGTAAAGCATCAAAGTTGTCTCAATGAGTTCCTACATCGTATTGAACTACCTTTTACTCGTGTTGCATGCTGTTAACTTCTGATTAATGATTGTATTGAACTATTTTTCAGATTGGAGACGGTACCACCAGTGTGGTCTTACTCGCTGGAGAATTCCTGAAACAAGTGAAGCCCTTCATTGAGGAAGGAGTACACCCACGCATCATCATCAAATCTTTCAGAATGTCCATCAAGTTGGCcatagaaaaaattaatgagcTCAGTATTAAGATTGAGAAATCGAATCCACAGAAAACTCGCAGCACGCTGGAAGAGTGCGCCGCCACGGCTCTGAACTCCAAACTCATTCACCAACAGAGAAAGTTCTTCAGCAAGTTGGTCGTCGACGCCGTTCTTATGTTGGACGACCTTCTGCCCCTCAACATGATTGGTATCAAGAAGGTAAGCATGGATCTTTGCTTTAATTTCGGTAAACGAAAAGAAAGTCGTGTAATAAAAACGACGTCTGAATTTTAGGTAGCTGGAGGTGCTCTCGAAGACTCCGAGCTGGTAGCCGGCGTCGCGTTCAAGAAGACGTTCTCCTACGCCGGTTTTGAGATGCAGCCGAAATCCTACAAACCTTGCAAAATCGCTCTGCTGAACATCGAGCTCGAGCTGAAAGCCGAGCGCGACAACGCCGAGGTCCGCGTAGACAACGTCGCCGAGTACCAGAAGATCGTCGACGCCGAGTGGCAGATCCTCTACAACAAACTAGAGAAGATCTACAAGAGCGGAGCCAACGTAGTCCTGTCTAAGCTGCCAATTGGTGACGTTGCTACTCAGTACTTTGCCGACCGAGACATGTTCTGCGCTGGTCGCGTGGTTGAAGAGGATCTGAGGCGAACGATGAAGGCCTGCGGCGGAGCCGTCATTACCACGGCCAACGATATCAACGACAGCGTCCTGGGACACTGCGAGAGCTTCGAGGAGAAGCAGATCGGAGGCGAGCGATTCAACTTCTTCGCCGGCTGCCCCAACGCCAAGACCTGCACCTTCATCCTTCGTGGTGGTGCCGAGCAGTTCCTCGAGGAAACCGAGAGGTCCCTGCACGACGCTATCATGATCGTCAGGCGTATGATAAAGAACGACGCCGTAGTCGCCGGTGGAGGCGCCATCGAGATGGAACTCTCGAGAACTCTGCGCGACTACTCTCGCACGATCGCTGGAAAGGAGCAGCTGATAATAGGCGCTATCGCCAGGGCTCTGGAGATCATTCCACGGTAAGTTACTCAATCTGCGTTCTACTGTTGTAAGAAACCAAGGAATCCGCTTAACGTTAACATTTTTCCAAAGGCAATTGTGCGACAATGCCGGCTTCGACGCGACCAACATCCTGAACAAGCTGCGACAGAAGCACCACACGGGCAAATGCTGGTTCGGCGTGGACATCAACAACGAGGACATCGCCGACAACTGGGAGAGCTGCGTCTGGGAGCCAGCTGTGGTGAAGATCAACGCTTTAACCGCAGCTTGCGAGGCCGCCTGTCTCATTCTCTCGGTCGACGAGACCATCAAGAGTCCGAAGAGCGGAGGCGGCGATGCGCCACAGATGCCCGGTCGCGGCATGGGAAGACCCATGTAATCTGTCACCGCGAAGCCTTACTGTTTACTCTCTAACTGTATGAATTTCGCGGAGACTCGCTTTCCGCAAACGCGTGcgtcgttttcttttttctataCGATGAGCATTTGGCTGCCGCGCTGTCGTACTGCAGCCGAAAATCCCTTGAAACTCCCACATTTTATACCGAATGCAATCCTAGAGaaaagcttttttttaaataagtaCACACAGCAGTACGTCAGCGCCGTGGCGCATcacaagaagaaaaataaataatttatgtcCACACAGCtgaactctctttctctctcaattTAATTAAGTTTTTGTATATCGAAGCAAAAATCCGCATGGagataaataaag is from Nasonia vitripennis strain AsymCx chromosome 1, Nvit_psr_1.1, whole genome shotgun sequence and encodes:
- the Cct7 gene encoding chaperonin containing TCP1, subunit 7 isoform X1 produces the protein MQPQIILLKEGTDSSQGKPQLISNINACQTVAEAVRTTLGPRGMDKLIVDQNGKGTISNDGATILKLLDIIHPAAKTLVDIAKSQDAEIGDGTTSVVLLAGEFLKQVKPFIEEGVHPRIIIKSFRMSIKLAIEKINELSIKIEKSNPQKTRSTLEECAATALNSKLIHQQRKFFSKLVVDAVLMLDDLLPLNMIGIKKVAGGALEDSELVAGVAFKKTFSYAGFEMQPKSYKPCKIALLNIELELKAERDNAEVRVDNVAEYQKIVDAEWQILYNKLEKIYKSGANVVLSKLPIGDVATQYFADRDMFCAGRVVEEDLRRTMKACGGAVITTANDINDSVLGHCESFEEKQIGGERFNFFAGCPNAKTCTFILRGGAEQFLEETERSLHDAIMIVRRMIKNDAVVAGGGAIEMELSRTLRDYSRTIAGKEQLIIGAIARALEIIPRQLCDNAGFDATNILNKLRQKHHTGKCWFGVDINNEDIADNWESCVWEPAVVKINALTAACEAACLILSVDETIKSPKSGGGDAPQMPGRGMGRPM
- the Cct7 gene encoding chaperonin containing TCP1, subunit 7, with translation MQPQIILLKEGTDSSQGKPQLISNINACQTVAEAVRTTLGPRGMDKLIVDQNGKGTISNDGATILKLLDIIHPAAKTLVDIAKSQDAEIGDGTTSVVLLAGEFLKQVKPFIEEGVHPRIIIKSFRMSIKLAIEKINELSIKIEKSNPQKTRSTLEECAATALNSKLIHQQRKFFSKLVVDAVLMLDDLLPLNMIGIKKVAGGALEDSELVAGVAFKKTFSYAGFEMQPKSYKPCKIALLNIELELKAERDNAEVRVDNVAEYQKIVDAEWQILYNKLEKIYKSGANVVLSKLPIGDVATQYFADRDMFCAGRVVEEDLRRTMKACGGAVITTANDINDSVLGHCESFEEKQIGGERFNFFAGCPNAKTCTFILRGGAEQFLEETERSLHDAIMIVRRMIKNDAVVAGGGAIEMELSRTLRDYSRTIAGKEQLIIGAIARALEIIPRQLCDNAGFDATNILNKLRQKHHTGKCWFGVDINNEDIADNWESCVWEPAVVKINALTAACEAACLILSVDETIKSPKSGGGDAPQMPGRGMGRPM